The Phaseolus vulgaris cultivar G19833 chromosome 5, P. vulgaris v2.0, whole genome shotgun sequence genomic interval gtttctaaaatggtttttaatttaatcactataacaactaattattttttgtctctaaaattaatttctattttatgattttattgtagtgctTATTCCACAAAGCTTATTTTTGCTAACAATAATTACACTAtcatattgttttttaattgttataatCAAATACcaggaaaaaaaatgttaacaaaAGCTAGACAACAAACATATATCaagttgttttttatatttttcatattataaatatttttgaataaaaaaatatacttttaccTTGGTATTATGGCAtagtatgaaatatttttaattattttgaggTGCATGCAGATATTTTTATGAGTTTCAAAGATGAAGAAGGAAAATTCAAGGCTGAAATAAGCAATGATGTAGAAGGAATGTTAAGTTTATACGAAGCATCATACTTGAGCTTCGAAGGAGAAAGTGTTTGGGAGGCAAATGCATTTTCAAGAACACATCTGATGAATTTAATGAAAGAAGGATTAATGGATGCGAAAATGGCAGAAAAAGTTAGTCATGTATTGGAGGGGCTTCCTTATCATCGAAGCTGTTTCAGACTAATGGCAAGAGAGTGTATTAACAAATATGATAAGATAGAACCGCATAATCTCTTATTGTTAGAACTTGCAAAGCTGAATTTCAACATACAACAGTCATCATATCAAAACGAATTAAAAGAACTATCAAGGTATAAAGATAAATacacaagaaaaaaagaaaaactatacACTTGTTAAAAGAAATTACGTATTTCTTTTGGTATTTTTAGAATTTGTAGAGTTTCATCCTGCTAATTTTATAAGAAaacttaatatattaattttttgtctATATTATTGAagcaaatttttattttgattaaaaagtAACGTCAAAACTCataataattattcaaatataattattttaataattgttaaatattaaatagataTTACTTTgaagaaaaaactaaaatattaggAAGAATTCAGTTAAAATGACGTGAGATCTCAaagtttactttattttttctatgcaattattatatttatgttttttaatgtgTTGTTACTTAGGTGGTGGTGGGACATTGGCCTCTCAACTAAACTAAAATTTGTTCGACACAGATTAGTAGAATCATTTATTTGGTCGCTCACAATTTTTCCTGAACCTCAATTTGCTATATGTCACAAAGAACTCACTAAGGTGGGATATTTACTCACAATCCTCGATGATATATATGACATATATGGTACTTTAGATGAATTGGAGCTCTTCACAAATGCTATTGAAAGGTTTGTTCAACTAATCTGAGATGGAGTTCATTTTACTTTgttctttgaaaaaaattaaaatatgtcttattttagtatataatattttatacatgTGCATGTACAAAAGATGGAACGTGAATTCCATAAACATTCTTCCAGACTATTTGGTATTGTGCTTCCTAGCTATCTATAACACTGTGAATGGGATAGCTTATGAAATCTTTAAAGAACGAGGCATAAAATGTCTTCCTTACCTCacaaaatctgtatgtaatacAACACAACTTGTTCtttctcttatatatatatatatatatatatatatatatatatatattaattacatatcactaaaactaaaatgtttGTTTGATTACTCTATAGTGGTCTAATTTGTGCAAGGCATACCTCCAAGAAGCAAAATGGTTTCACAACAAAATTATTCCACCATTCAACAAGTTCCTACAAAATGCAAGGATCTCAATCTCGGGAGGGGTCATTCTTACTCATTCCTACTTTTTTGTCAGCAAAGACATCACAGAACAAGTACTTCATTCTTTAACTAATCACCATGAtatgttgagctcttcattcACCATTTTCAGACTTACAAATGATTTAGCAACATCAACGGTAATCTTAACTTTGTTTGGTAACCTTATTAACTAACTCATATGGATCAAACTTCATGCCTAACATGTTGTTCTGGACAGGATGAGATAGAGAGGGGTGAAACCTCAAACTCGATTATAAGTTATATGCACGAAACTACTCTTCCAGAAGAAAATGTTCGCCGATACTTCAAAACTTTGATTGACAAAGAATGGAAAATTTTGAACAAATATCTGGTTATGGATTCTATATTCCCTAAATCTTTTGTTCAAGTTGTCATTAACCTTGTTCGGAGTGCACATTGCATATATCAATATGGAGATGGATATGGACGACAAAACAATATATCAAGGAGAAGAATGGAGTCATTGCTAGTATATCAGTTTCCAACAACTAATGTGTCATGATGATATTGAGAAAATAAAGCTTTAAGTTTGAgtttatttgttaaaatttatgtaatatatttgtttgggatttatttgaatttcttaGGTTGTGTAGCATGTTATAAAGTTTAGTAAAATGTGGgttgcattttaatttgactCCGACTATCAATTCAAGTTTTTTTTGTctaatttaaaatgaataattctaaaattaaattaaatattctcTTTTAGAAATATAGATTTTTCTTTTTGTGGACtctaattaatttatatgttgtataatataaataagtatGAATGTAAATGTTTATTATGATAAGTTCATTATTTctataactaataaaaaaatttgtacaagtacaaattaataatttaggatcataaaaaaatttgataattttaaggATTTAATTGATAACTTGTTTAGTTGTATAGttaataatgttttaaaaaattatcaagtGCAGAAAAATAATAACTCATGttctataataattaaattaatttttgtatgatatagatttaattatgtaatttagtAAAAATTTGAACTAGTTTTACTTTGTAAAGTCAAAAGATATCTAAATGAATCATTATTCTCGATAATTCTTTATCTAATTTCCATTAATAATTGGTTagattttttaaacttttgatTAGATACATTCTTGTCATATTTCTATACTATATACAATACTATACAATCTTTATTTTAGAGGAGTTTACTACAATCTCCTATAATATTACATAcccaaaaatttaatttatctcatccaaaattattatttaaataatttggtttaaaattgtttttttttatcttggaACATCTAAATATGTCTTCAAGATACCTCTCACAGTTTCTTTGATTATCAGAATATAGTTTGAAAATAATAACAACTTAATAAAAATTGACAAAATATTCAAtcaattcttaaaaaaattataataaaataacctTACCACATATTAAAAGTAGTCAAATTTGACTTCTAAGTCGTTTTTGTGTATCTTTAACCTTTACCAAATTTTAATGATATTtctttatcaaataaaaatgtcAACGTGTTGTGTAaatcatctatcaaattttttattagaataaaaaatatacttattcttattcttagtgattaatttattaatgttcCTATAATCTGAATAGAAACATAATcttctatttttccttttatcAATAACATCGGTGCACCCTACTCAATTAGATAAATTTTTTCTTAAGTAATTTATACACTTGCTTCTTCAGCTTAACCATCTTGCACAAACTTACACTACaaaaacattatttaataatGTAACGGTGATcgtcataaaaaaataagaaatgaatggggatatttttgtaattgatgttaaacatataaaaataattactttttaatcATTGTCATATGAATGCATGTTTTTTGAATTATTGTGGTATGTACTTTATAACAATGATTATTAGATGAATCATCCTCATAGGTACATACGATAACAATTCAAGAAATAATAACTATCATTGTATGTCTTTATATTGCTTATATTGTAACTGCAATGAACATTTTATCTttgcattttcttttattttcctcTTTTCTCTCTTCCCTCCCCCTCTTTGGTTGATCTCATCTCCATATCCATCATCATAATCCATGACAATGTTATCATGAGTGTTGATTGTAGTTCGTCATTACTCATTATCTCACCATTGGTTGCATCGTCCTTCAAAAACTCTATTAATTACAACTTTGCCAATGTTTTCCAATTTGATTTGTGTTGCCACCATCAATGATCATAATGGATTAAATTAATCTTCATAGGTTATTTTGTGCTCTCAGTCTTTTTtgctttgataattttttaaattttgttttctttgaacAAAATACCTAGATATGAGTTCTATATTTCCTAAATCTTTTGTTCAAGTTGTGCGTCATTAGATATATCAATATGGAAATGGATTtggaatataaaataatatattaaagagTTGAATTGAATCATTGCTAATGTACCCGTTCCAATTAACGTGTCATGATGATGTTGAGGAAATAAAgtttcactagtacaaaatataaaaaacaacaataatttatttaatgtgttTTTATGGTCAGACATTGTCATTCAAAATGCGgtagcatttttgaaattaacttCATTTAAAAATGCAGCTATTTGTAATAGCcgcatttttaaataaaacattttgatgtaagaatgcggctattacaaaTAACTACATTcttaaataactaaatatttgtTGGGCAACTAAAAAGTCGCAAGGCAAGTAAACCTTTGGACGAGTGAGTTGAATGGTAGTTGAACGAATTTAGACATgtgttttcattttcaattatatataaacttttgaacattattatgtgtgctttaattttcaatgaaatgaatgagtgattataactttatacattattttattttattatgaaaaagtggtggttaaattttataattgtataaaacagattataaaaaatattataaaatagtggtggttaaatttgggtttatgtgttttaattttcaattccatacaaattttgaacattattatgcgtgctttaattttcaatgaaatgaatggatgattataactttatacattattttattatattatgaaaaagtggtggttaaattttataattctataaaacagattataaaaaagtggtgcttaaatttaataattgtataaaatagattataaaagaaattacaaaaaagtggtggttaaattttatttattcagaattaGAATTACGTCAGTTAAAACCGCCACTACTTATGTATATTATGGTGTCAGAgtcttcttcaatgaatgtaaattaCGATGGTTATAACTGACAgtacttacatataaaaaccgccACTACTTACACTATTTTTAAAGTGGCAGGTGTTGCGGCGGGTAGCATAAAACCGCCACataaaactttgtggcggccagttctatggcggtttgggaAACCGCCACAAGCGTATATTACGACGGTTATAAACGCcagtttatacgaaaataaccgccacaatatacacttttttttgtacTGCTAGtgtctaaaaaaattaaataacatgttttaaaatgtctttaattcttaaaattgtttatatttcACTAAGATGTTATATTTATTAAGTTATTATACTTTAATATTGTTTAGCGTGGTGATTggtaaattgaaatttattagtatcttcttttttttgttgaaatatATGATTTTGAATGATAAATTTGATATGTAAGTGTATGCATTATTAAGTGATTGACGATGTACATGATGTGTAGAGTTTAAAATGTATGATGTGGAAGGAAATATGATTTGAGTTGAAATGTATATGACATGCTGGTATATGATGATTTTGCATGTGTTGTACTGTAAACATAGTTATTTCCAGAGAGAGAATACGATGTTGGAATGGAATGTTTAGGTTGTGCATTGAACTTGAGATTTTGTATGAGATATTCTGACTCTATTGGTATTCGAATCACACAAAGAAAAATATCTAAATGGTAAGAGTCGAAAGAGGT includes:
- the LOC137835729 gene encoding isoprene synthase, chloroplastic-like encodes the protein MANKVSGLSYGLSTTQTPSRSSNQLLCDANKHYTPFKTPPSFQPSPFTHEFIQSLGNKLVIETLQETIRKLEEKVRVLMNGANMEPLNLLELIDDIERLGLSFKFEEDINKALLKIVSIENFEDQTGKSLHETALLFGILRRHGFDVSQDIFMSFKDEEGKFKAEISNDVEGMLSLYEASYLSFEGESVWEANAFSRTHLMNLMKEGLMDAKMAEKVSHVLEGLPYHRSCFRLMARECINKYDKIEPHNLLLLELAKLNFNIQQSSYQNELKELSRWWWDIGLSTKLKFVRHRLVESFIWSLTIFPEPQFAICHKELTKVGYLLTILDDIYDIYGTLDELELFTNAIERWNVNSINILPDYLVLCFLAIYNTVNGIAYEIFKERGIKCLPYLTKSWSNLCKAYLQEAKWFHNKIIPPFNKFLQNARISISGGVILTHSYFFVSKDITEQVLHSLTNHHDMLSSSFTIFRLTNDLATSTDEIERGETSNSIISYMHETTLPEENVRRYFKTLIDKEWKILNKYLVMDSIFPKSFVQVVINLVRSAHCIYQYGDGYGRQNNISRRRMESLLVYQFPTTNVS